From Oncorhynchus mykiss isolate Arlee chromosome 6, USDA_OmykA_1.1, whole genome shotgun sequence, the proteins below share one genomic window:
- the LOC110525817 gene encoding clathrin heavy chain 1 isoform X3, whose protein sequence is MKSKMKAHTMTEEVMFWKWISVNTVALVTEAAVYHWSMEGDSQPIKVFDRHASLAGCQIINYRTDEQQKWLLLIGISAQQNRVVGAMQLYSVDRKVSQPIEGHAAAFGEFKVEGNTKASTLFCFAVRSQAGGKLHIIEVGQPATGNQPFTKKAVDVFFPPEAQTDFPVAMQIGTKHGVIYLITKYGYIHLYDLESGVCIYMNRISAETIFVTAPHELTSGIIGVNKKGQVLSVCVEEENIVNYATNVLQNPDLGLRMAVRSNLAGAEELFARKFNTLFAQGSYSEAAKVAASTPKGILRTAETIRKFQSVPAQPGQASPLLQYFGILLDQGQLNKFESLELCRPVLQQGRKQLLEKWLKEDKLECCEELGDLVKAVDPTLALSVYLRANVPSKVIQCFAETGQFQKIVLYAKKVGYSPDWVFLLRNVMRVSPEQGLQFSQMLVADEEPLANINQIVDVFMEGSLIQQCTSFLLDALKNNQPAEGHLQTRLLEMNLIHAPQVADAILGNQMFSHYDRAHIAQLCEKAGLQQRALEHYTDLFDIKRAVVHTHLLNPEWLVNFFGALSVEDSVECLRAMLSANIRQNLQLCVQVASKYHEQLGTNTLVELFESFKSYEGLFYFLGSIVNFSQDPDVHFKYIQAACKTGQIKEVERICRESNCYDPDRVKNFLKEAKLTDQLPLIIVCDRFDFVHDLVLYLYRNTLQKYIEIYVQKVNPSRLPVVIGGLLDVDCAEDVIKNLIMVVRGQFSTDELVAEVEKRNRLKLLLSWLESRIHEGCEEPATHNALAKIYIDSNNTPERFLKENTFYDSAVVGKYCEKRDPHLACVAYERGQCDLDLIKVCNENSLFKSEARYLVRRKDPELWANVLEENNPYRRQLIDQVVQTALSETQDPEEVSVTVKAFMTADLPNELIELLEKIVLDNSVFSEHRNLQNLLILTAIKADRTRVMEYVNRLDNYDAPDIANIAISNELFEEAFAIFKKFDVNTSAIQVLIEQISNLDRAYEFAERCNEAAVWSQLARAQLQRDLVKEAIDSYIKADDPSAYMEVVSAASKNNNWEDLVKFLQMARKKARESYVETELIFALAKTVRLAELEEFVSGPNNAHIQQVGDRCYEEGMYDAAKLLYNNVSNFARLASTLVHLGEYQAAVDSARKANSTRTWKEVCCACVDGEEFRLAQICGLHIVIHADELEELISYYQDRGYYEELIGLLEAALGLERAHMGMFTELAILYSKFKPQKMREHLELFWSRVNIPKVLRAAEQSHLWAELVFLYDKYEEYDNAVLTMMSHPTDAWKEVQFKDIIAKVANVELYYKSLSFYLDNKPLLTNDLLTILSPRLDHSRTVSYFTKVNQLKLVKPYLRSVQSHNNKGVNEALNNLLTEEEDYQGLRASIDAYDNFDTIGLAQRLEKHELIEFRRIAAYLYKGNNRWRQSVELCKKDKLYKDGMLYAAESKDAELAETLLQWFLEEGRKECFAACLFASYDLLHPDVVLELAWRHNIMDFAMPYFIQVMREYLTKVDEVEEKVTVDKLEESESQRKTEEEVTEPTPIVFGQQLMLTAGSAPVAPQPGYPGGYGYAAPGYSPQPPYNYNM, encoded by the exons ATGAAGAGTAAGATGAAGGCTCACACCATGACTGAGGAAGTCATGTTCTGGAAGTGGATCTCTGTCAACACCGTCGCCTTGGTGACTGAAGCGGCTGTCTACCATTGGAGCATGGAGGGGGACTCGCAGCCCATCAAAGTGTTTGATCGGCACGCAAGTCTGGCCGGATGCCAGATCATAAACTACAGAACAGACGAACAGCAGAAGTGGCTCCTCCTTATAGGGATCTcggcacag CAAAACCGTGTGGTGGGGGCCATGCAGCTGTACTCTGTGGACAGGAAGGTGTCCCAGCCCATCGAAGGCCATGCTGCAGCCTTCGGAGAGTTTAAGGTGGAGGGCAACACCAAAGCCTCCACTCTGTTCTGCTTCGCTGTGCGCAGCCAGGCTGGGGGCAAG CTGCACATCATAGAGGTGGGTCAGCCGGCTACAGGGAACCAGCCGTTTACTAAGAAGGCTGTTGATGTGTTCTTCCCACCTGAGGCTCAGACAGACTTCCCCGTTGCCATGCAG ATTGGCACCAAGCACGGTGTGATCTACCTGATCACGAAGTATGGCTACATCCACCTGTACGACCTGGAGTCAGGAGTGTGTATCTACATGAACCGCATCAGCGCCGAGACCATCTTCGTCACCGCCCCCCACGAACTCACCTCCGGCATCATCGGGGTTAACAAGAAGGGACAG gtgttgtcagtgtgtgtggaggaggaaaACATAGTGAACTATGCCACCAACGTGCTGCAGAACCCAGACCTGGGCCTGAGGATGGCCGTGCGTTCTAACCTGGCCGGGGCTGAGGAGCTGTTTGCCAGGAAGTTCAACACACTGTTCGCCCAGGGCTCCTACTCCGAGGCTGCCAAGGTGGCCGCATCCACACCCAAG ggtatcctgcgcacAGCGGAGACCATCCGTAAGTTCCAGAGCGTGCCAGCCCAGCCGGGCCAGGCCTCTCCTCTGCTGCAGTACTTTGGCATCCTGCTGGACCAGGGCCAGCTCAACAAGTTTGAGTCTCTGGAGCTGTGCCGGCCCGTGCTACAGCAAGGACGCAAGCAGCTGCTGGAGAAGTGGCTGAAAGAGGACAAG CTGGAGTGTTGTGAGGAGCTTGGTGACCTGGTTAAGGCAGTAGATCCTACGCTAGCCCTCAGTGTCTACCTCAGAGCCAACGTACCCAGCAAGGTGATCCAGTGCTTTGCTGAGACCGGACAGTTCCAGAAGATAGTGCTCTACGCCAAAAAG GTGGGCTACTCTCCAGACTGGGTGTTTCTGTTGAGGAATGTGATGCGGGTCAGTCCAGAACAGGGTCTACAGTTCTCTCAGATGCTGGTGGCAGATGAGGAGCCCCTGGCCAACATCAACCAG ATAGTGGATGTGTTCATGGAGGGAAGTCTGATCCAGCAGTGTACCTCATTCCTATTGGACGCTCTGAAGAACAATCAGCCAGCCGAGGGACACCTACAGACACGCCTACTGGAGATGAACCTCATCCACGCCCCccag GTAGCCGACGCGATCCTTGGCAACCAGATGTTTAGTCACTATGACCGAGCCCACATCGCCCAGCTGTGTGAGAAGGCTGGACTGCAACAGAGGGCTCTAGAGCACTACACTGACCTGTTCGACATCAAACGGGCTgtcgtacacacacacctgctcaaCCCTGAG TGGCTGGTGAATTTCTTTGGCGCCCTGTCAGTAGAGGACTCAGTAGAGTGTCTTCGGGCCATGTTATCAGCCAACATCAGACAGAACCTTCAGCTGTGTGTCCAGGTGGCATCTAAATACCACGAGCAGCTGGGAACAAACACCCTGGTGGAGCTCTTTGAGTCCTTCAAGAGCTACGAGG GTCTGTTCTACTTCCTGGGCTCCATAGTGAACTTCAGCCAGGACCCTGACGTCCATTTTAAATACATCCAGGCGGCCTGTAAGACAGGCCAGATCAAGGAAGTGGAGCGCATCTGTAGAGAGAGCAACTGTTACGACCCGGACAGGGTCAAGAACTTCCTCAAG gAGGCTAAATTGACAGACCAGCTGCCGTTGATCATAGTGTGTGACCGCTTTGACTTTGTCCATGACCTGGTGCTCTATCTCTACCGCAACACTCTGCAGAAGTACATAGAGATTTACGTTCAGAAG GTGAACCCCAGCCGTCTGCCTGTGGTGATAGGAGGTCTGTTGGATGTAGACTGTGCTGAAGACGTCATTAAGAACCTGATCATGGTGGTGAGAGGACAGTTCTCCACTGATGAGCTGGTAgcagaggtggagaagaggaacAG ACTGAAGCTGTTGTTGTCGTGGCTTGAGTCTCGTATCCACGAGGGCTGTGAAGAGCCGGCTACCCACAATGCCTTGGCTAAGATCTACATTGACAGTAACAACACCCCGGAGCGCTTCTTGAAGGAGAACACCTTCTACGACAGTGCTGTAGTGGGGAAGTATTGTGAGAAGAGAGACCCCCACCTCGCCTGTGTCGCCTATGAGAGGGGCCAGTGTGACCTGGACCTTATCAAG GTGTGCAATGAGAACTCCCTGTTCAAGAGTGAGGCTCGCTACCTGGTCCGACGGAAAGACCCAGAACTATGGGCCAACGTTCTTGAGGAGAATAACCCTTATAGACGCCAACTCATAGACCAG GTGGTGCAGACCGCTCTGTCAGAGACCCAGGACCCAGAGGAGGTGTCTGTGACGGTCAAGGCCTTCATGACAGCTGACCTGCCCAATGAGCTCATTGAACTACTGGAGAAGATTGTACTGGACAACTCAGTCTTCAGCGAGCACCG AAACCTCCAGAACCTGTTGATCCTGACGGCCATCAAGGCAGACCGTACCCGTGTGATGGAGTACGTCAACCGCCTGGACAACTACGACGCCCCCGACATCGCTAACATCGCCATCAGCAACGAGCTCTTCGAGGAGGCCTTCGCCATCTTCAAGAAGTTTGACGTCAACACCTCCGCCATTCAG GTCCTGATCGAGCAAATCAGTAACCTGGACAGAGCCTATGAGTTTGCAGAGCGTTGTAATGAGGCTGCGGTATGGAGTCAACTGGCCAGAGCCCAGCTCCagagagacctggttaaagaggCCATCGATTCCTACATCAAAGCCGACGACCCGTCAGCCTACATGGAGGTGGTCAGCGCTGCCAGCAAGAACA ataaCTGGGAGGATCTGGTGAAGTTCCTTCAGATGGCTCGTAAGAAGGCCAGAGAGTCGTATGTAGAGACAGAGCTCATCTTTGCTCTGGCTAAAACTGTCAGACTGGCCGAACTAGAGGAATTTGTCAGCGGCCCTAACAACGCCCATATACAACAG GTAGGAGATAGGTGTTATGAAGAAGGGATGTATGATGCTGCCAAGCTGCTGTACAATAACGTGTCCAACTTTGCCCGCCTGGCATCCACGCTGGTACACCTAGGAGAGTACCAAGCTGCTGTGGACAGCGCCAGGAAAGCCAACAGCACACGCACCTGGAAGGAG gtgtGTTGTGCGTGTGTGGATGGGGAAGAGTTTCGATTGGCTCAGATCTGTGGTCTACACATTGTTATCCACGCTGATGAACTGGAGGAGCTCATCAGCTACTACCAG GACCGGGGTTACTATGAGGAGCTGATAGGCCTGTTGGAGGCCGCGTTGGGTTTGGAGCGCGCTCACATGGGCATGTTCACAGAGCTGGCCATCCTCTACTCCAAATTTAAACCCCAGAAGATGAGAGAACACCTGGAACTCTTCTGGTCCCGCGTCAACATCCCtaag GTGCTGCGAGCGGCGGAGCAGTCCCATCTGTGGGCGGAGTTAGTGTTTCTGTATGATAAATACGAGGAATATGACAACGCTGTCCTCACGATGATGTCACACCCTACCGACGCTTGGAAGGAGGTGCAGTTCAAGGACATCATTGCCAAG GTGGCCAATGTGGAGCTGTACTACAAATCCCTTTCCTTTTACCTGGACAACAAACCTCTGCTGACGAACGACCTTCTGACCATACTGTCACCACGGTTAGACCACAGCCGCACGGTCAGCTACTTCACCAAG GTTAACCAGTTGAAGTTGGTAAAGCCTTACCTGAGGTCAGTTCAGAGTCATAACAACAAGGGAGTCAACGAGGCCCTCAATAACCtgctgacagaggaggaggactaccag GGTCTGAGGGCGTCTATCGATGCATATGATAACTTTGACACCATTGGTTTGGCCCAGAGACTGGAGAAGCATGAGCTGATTGAGTTCAGACGCATCGCAGCATACCTCTACAAAGGCAACAACCGCTGGAGACAGAGCGTGGAACTCTGCAAGAAGGACAAATTATACAAG GATGGAATGCTGTACGCTGCTGAGTCTAAGGATGCTGAGTTGGCTGAGACCCTGTTGCAGTGGTTCCTGGAGGAGGGCAGGAAGGAGTGTTTCGCTGCCTGTCTGTTTGCCTCCTATGACCTGTTGCACCCTGACGTGGTGCTGGAGCTGGCCTGGAGACACAACATAATGGACTTTGCCATGCCATACTTCATCCAAGTCATGAGGGAGTACCTCACCAAG GTTGATGAGGTTGAGGAGAAGGTGACG GTGGATAAACTGGAGGAGTCAGAAAGCCAAAGGAAGACTGAGGAAGAAGTCACAGAACCCACCCCCATAGTTTTCG gtcagCAGCTGATGTTGACGGCAGGCTCGGCTCCAGTGGCACCCCAGCCTGGATACCCAGGAGGCTACGGATACGCTGCCCCAGGCTACTCCCCCCAGCCCCCCTACAACTACAACATGTAG